The Tenebrio molitor chromosome 2, icTenMoli1.1, whole genome shotgun sequence DNA segment TTGGGATACAATGAGGCAAGTTTGGTACAACTtattttgctttaattttcatctcatttattattttgacagatttgtgCTTTGTATGGCGACTGGGAAACTTTCTGGGATGATGAGCAGATGGTACCACACAAGGTTAAAGGTGACCAATGGGTTGGCTATGATGACGTTCAGTCTATTCAGTCGAAAATTGAACTTGCTAATCAACTGGGTCTTGGTGGAGCGATGGTTTGGTCTTTGGACACTGACGACTTCCTTGGACTGTGTGGGGATGGAAAATATCCTCTTCTCAAGGCTATCAATGACAATTTGAACTAATAATACTGTAccacaaacaaataaattcttcttaaaatataaataagttttattttttagatagTTTTACCATAAAGTGAGTTgtactttttgaatatttttggaaacacTAAAAGGGTTTGAACGGATGAATAGTACTAGAACCCTTGAACACTTATTTTAAGTGCAGATAATATAAGAATTTCATTTCCAGTAATAATGAAAGTGTGATAAAAATGATCTCAATTAACTAGATAAAGTGATAAGATAAGTTAAGTGTGAGGTAGGTATCTAGACAGGtgacttttaaaaattattttgaaaatagtaGAAACATGTgaagttttgaaaaataaacataaacgttcgtttttaatatgtaggtacaagacaaaaacaatttgagatcATTTGAAATAAAACCTTGTTATGCAAAGTTATTCCAAACATCTGTAATATTTGTTCTGACTTAGGGTACTGCGAGACTAAAGTAAaggtttcaaatttgtaattagtaCAGTCgcgatcaataaattttggacactagtGTCATtgtgctgtcatacattctaaaacgaccttaataatttaataaccttaattttgattgtgtaaatgtcagatttaccgacaaaacattcaagaggttttaaaaatcatacaaatggaatagaacgaggttttaattaataaaaaatagaaaataaataaataaaaactataaaCATGATATTTTGTCATCGCTCATGTTGACAATTTgtagataaatttgacaacaatttcatcatttcatgtgtgacaatttcaataaagcatgtcttagggccggtttcaccaacgtgagttaaatttaactatagattaaaatatacgaaaacattgttataacaataggtaactctagtaacgaagcattttaacctacggTTAACGTTAACTGCCGTTGGTGAAATCGGCCCTTagagtaatattttttataatatgacagaaaaattatgtccaaaatttaatgatcgcaatagtacggtcgatggacaaataaaactgggacacttaaaacttaatctatgtaaatcagaccattgaattgtcaatatatttgtcagtgtctatataatatgtcataccaaagttaacctatttgtgattaagccgtaattaaacgatgcaaatttgtaaattttgacttctgtgattgtcatttttgtcccagttttatttgtccatcgactgtacctacTTTAGAGGCCCATTGGAGCATACCTTCAGCAGCAAAGGCTCTAACTTAGAGTCTTCATTCCATTTGTTGCCAGATTTAATTTGTCagcataaaatttattgttatcTGGTTAGAAATAAGTTTGTAATATGTATCTTAAACATGAGAGAAATGTCAATCTGCTGTCAATACCTTTTTGATTAATTAGAAAGTAAAATACTTAAAAGTAAAAGACAGAATGTAAAAGCGAAAAGATAAGATGTGGCAAAATCTGATCCATTTATTTTTCGAGTTTGTCTATTAATTGTAAATAGCAAGATAAAATTTCACTATTGTTTTGAACGAAACAAACTGAGTATTATCATCTATTATGAATTGAACCGTAGCCACGATCTTCTTCAAGGCGTAAttgttttcgatttttttggaTGAGGACAAGTGATTCCGCTGTATCATTTTTGGTTCTACAAGTGAAGTATTGCATCTAGATCTAATCACAATTCGCAGCACAATACTTTTTTTTGACGTTGAAAAACTAACTACCACTAATTGTTTTCCTTTCAGTATGTTATGACAAGTTGTTATTCCATTTTGCTcacaattttcaataataatcatgGCAGTATTTTTCATCACTCCCAAAAACTTTCAAACGGTTATTTATAGCAGTTGTAGTAGTAGTATCTAGTAATAGTAGTAAATATTCCTGCCTTGGACATAGAgtaattgtgaattatttcCATTTCTGTCTCTCCTtggctatacagggtgtttcgaagttgaggcgttccttttagcATGTAATAGAATGCATTGTACTAAATAGTTTTAGTCAAAATCATCCCAGTAAAATCTATACGGCAAtaaagatacaataagttaatttttttgaaatttttgaaaccggtcctgctcaaatttgcgctgatttgttagaaattagaattgacaaaaaaaaatcaaatgaccatggacgttaatcaaaaatgctgTCAGAGTTGTCGGCTAATTATTCGGAATgactttatcattacgaaaataatgagctcacagatatgttgctaatgtataggcaatgttatcacgttatcagaatgcagctgcggcgtccagagagtacgcagagcgattccagaaagacaccattttgGGTCACGTCAGTTACAgaggagaaatagacaggaccgaaGTCaacattttagaaaacaataaaaatatacaatcaattatctccgttaatacaaacattttactaagaagatttaggctaaaattcttaagaataatgtatagtacctcgtgttacaaggaacgcctcaactttgAAAACAGTCTGTATATATCCTATTTCTTTGAAATAAAGATAAATACCTACAATGGAACATCCTTTGCTAAAATTTcatcaatttaataataataataatttatcgcTCAGTCAACTTTATCGTCAAAGCTTCTGATTATTTTAGCTTCCTATTgtacaaatttataaaaataaattgctatCTAGTAAACTTTAATAAACAAGTCATTAGGAGTACCTCTAAAATGTATGGAAAAATGGCTACTGTGACATTAATAACACTTTTAgttttaagaatttccttTGCACATTCGTCACATTGTAAGTACATAGTAACAATTCAAAttagaattatttttgaacaattttccAGCTCGCGTGGTATGCTATTTCACCAGTTGGACGATCTACAGACCAGATATCGGAAAATTCCAAGCTGCCAACATAGATCCTACACTCTGTACCCACATAAACTACGCATACATTGGTATTTACGAAAATGGGAACGTCTTGGTTCTAGACGATTGGGAACAAACACTTTTGGGTAAGTACTTTTATTGTCAACATTTGAAAAGTCagtgaaacaaatttgttgtaacATTTTAGAAGAAGTAAAACATTTGATGAACCTGAAACAGAAAAATCCAAACCTTAAAGTTCTGGCCAGCATGGGTGGATGGAACGAGGGATCTACAAAATACTCTCATGTTGCTGCGGACCCAGAAAAACGTGCCACGATGGTTCAGAGCGttttgaaatatatggaaAAGCATGGTTTTGATGGTCTGGACCTCGACTGGGAGTACCCAGGCCAATGTGGAGGCGATCCCGAAAATGATCCTGTAATGATAAATAACAAGGAAATCAGTAATATTTTTGACACATTCTTAGATCAATTTCGTGACACTTTTGGGAGAGTTGAAAACTGCTCTAAACGCGAAGGGATACATTCTAAGCGCAGTGGTCACGGCAGATAAGTATTCAATGGACATCTCTTACCCCGATGTCAGAGCCATTTCAAAGTAATCTTCTTCACTTCAACAGAacttttataattattgttgttttcagcaaTTTAGATCAGATTAATATTTTGACCTATGAGTCGTCCAGTACCTTAAATTCACTCCATCAGATTCGCGAGCAAGAACATTCTAGTGTCGTAAGTACATTAATTCAAGAAATTAAAGCAGCTTTTGATAGGTAGATTAAATAGTTTCTAATTCTCTTTTTAAACACAATTTTGTAGATCTGTCAGCTAGGCTCCGAATGGGAATACATATGGGATGACGTGCAGAAAATTCCCTACAAAATCAATGGAGATCAGTGGATTACCTACGAGGACACTGAGTCTATAGGAATTAAAGtaagttttttattaaatgggATTAAATCTATTGGGAAGTTCTTGTAGACTGATTTTGTCAAAGAAATGAGTCTAGGAGGTGTTGCAGTTTGGTCGTTTGATACAGACGATTTCTTGGGATTATGTGGAGCGGCCTATCCACTTCTTCATTCTATTAACTACCATCTAAACTAAGTACTTTTGTGTCAAAGCTAACATGCTTAGAACTGTAATCCGcatatatacagggtatccCAGAACTGCGTCCCAAAAAAGGGAGTATTTGGATAATAGTcataatctgaattttaaagaaaaaaggtCTTATCTCAAACCATAATCGAAAAAAGACATCCTAAACTTAACCAATCAGAGTAGAGCATCGTCAAAGTAAGATGACAGCAATTTTTCTTGCGGTAtcgataattatttttgctgtctagCAACCTGTCCGATTACCTGAGGACGAGTTTCTGGGTTGGTGCAATTGAAAACTTGATAACTTTGTCATGTAAGCttcagaaaaatttattttagtcatattggagtctcttttgctgtcggcacatgcctgtttttaTATGGGGAGGCAATTCTGGGACAGGCTGTATACACATATTATTTACAtatattaaacaattaaatatattaattattCTCTAACTTTAATTCTGTAACAGTAACCGACCAAATCAAAATATCTACTGATTGATGAAAATGCTTATCATCCAGCCATCGATATGTAATCGTACATAGAGATTATTATCAACAACTCTTCAGTAGGTACTTTTTGTAGTGAACGACCAAAGCAAATAATTTCTTAAAAGTCCAGCTTCTTTTACTCTaccatagcctccaacctataAATTGATCACTTTTGTAACATTCAAAACATAGAAGAAGCTTGTTCAACATTTTATAATACtaatatactgggtgccccaaaattcgcggagcAATTCATTGGGGCAATTgccaactcatgttagaaaattatgagaaaaataatacatgcATTGTATATATTTTGATTTGAAGATACATTTGTATgtgggctcaaaaggtgcagctttgatcttatttattttaaatattaaaaaatattttgactatttgtcttttaatagCCAGTggtataataattttgaataattttggaaagatttacaattatttattcattatttccagcatttatAAGAAGTGATTTTATCTCGGTTTTGCCTCAAAGAACATATGGCACCATGTCATTTTATTAACGTTCTTACTATTATTCTTTCGGGCATGGATCACTTGCGCGCCGCGGTCAGGAAAAACTACGGGTGGGTTTAATCCTACAGGACAGTTACGCGCCAACTCGTAATAGAGTTTAGGTCAGTAGCGCGCGGCGGTCAGTTTACCCGCGAATCACACCTAGGTAACAGATTTGAAaatataatacatatattgtAACAGTCCAAATAGATTCGATaaattgagaattttaattttaaaataatttcaacgaaatattttaaataccgttcatttgcgacggaaatgctggtcagttgtaaattttattgatgccGTGTCGGCACCACATTCCTCAActgaaatctgccaacctttctttgaaaattcaGGTACGCGTCCTGtccgaacacaacacaaagataacagtttttatgggaaaagaaacattgcaaaatttactcgttcgacaatttggggagtccagttaaaatcaggagataattgaattaatgaatttgatgttagcaggtttcaaatttcaaagcaatgttcattaggttaatttactttttttagcattctcaaatttgtggcatatttataattaaagggcgagaattgcaaattagaaacaaagcgctttatcgtagaaaataactagaatcgttggcacttttagttagaaaagtaacaaggcaaagtagaaagggatcggtagaaaacacagaggaccgggt contains these protein-coding regions:
- the LOC138123480 gene encoding endochitinase-like, whose amino-acid sequence is MYGKMATVTLITLLVLRISFAHSSHSRVVCYFTSWTIYRPDIGKFQAANIDPTLCTHINYAYIGIYENGNVLVLDDWEQTLLEEVKHLMNLKQKNPNLKVLASMGGWNEGSTKYSHVAADPEKRATMVQSVLKYMEKHGFDGLDLDWEYPGQCGGDPENDPINFVTLLGELKTALNAKGYILSAVVTADKYSMDISYPDVRAISNNLDQINILTYESSSTLNSLHQIREQEHSSVICQLGSEWEYIWDDVQKIPYKINGDQWITYEDTESIGIKTDFVKEMSLGGVAVWSFDTDDFLGLCGAAYPLLHSINYHLN